A single genomic interval of Rosistilla ulvae harbors:
- the smc gene encoding chromosome segregation protein SMC gives MLKALELAGFKSFADRTRFDFPDGITVVVGPNGSGKSNIVDGIKWVLGSQSAKSLRGKDMSDVIFKGSQSRKAAASAEATIVFDNAAGTLPVDAPEVHVTRRVFRSGEGEYLINGEPCRLKDVKNLVRGTGIGIDAYSLIEQGKVDRMLNASAKDRRAIFEEAAGISRFKAKKVEAARRLARVDQNLVRLGDIVDEVAARLKSIKSQATKAERYRIQSTRLKELRMQVAWTDWQEFSQCLEQTDTELAEAEAAREAVQAELASVTESRQELEMSVQSVAMKAQAVEASRTESSRRIASLAGRRDADTTARKDIEHSCAAQRRRLQVLQAQAGTATAELKRLEIRLQDALEMGAAAKATAEAAEAENARVGQHVDSVRRSSLEAEQQHLTALRQASEFDGQMQRLNQQIAEAQRSEKVLEQRISAQQAVVKRLTDDAQRCQKVVADLDTQIEAYAVQIDTMENELADRRRVLNRRREEIAALQSRLHGVSERLNVLEDLQQRHEGVENGVRDVLDAAARDDSAPLASCRGIVADLFEADVHVAPLIDVALGSKSQFLVVSGDELQHAVASGEVKLSGRVGLIRMDELPSVRPGERIRLDGLSGIIGRADRMVKANEVLEPLVRHLLCTTWLVESLEIALGLSRLSGAGLRFVTRNCELLERDGSVVIGPARAAAGLVSRRSELASARKEQQTYRYQLEESDKEASRLAANVEQRDAELHQIITKHRDAVTQRAASGATLTAATDALDAQVHALRSLTEEAESIHRTHNESQVELVEVRQALAGCRQRAQRYESQQEEYKQTLQAAQEEERQASDALMKANVELARSEQRSEALETAIGQVRRDQGERREAVDEVRQRLDAELQRQKDLDRRMLDASSELNELYLLEQTDGAALKQLAAEVSGVRVNIAAKQKEIDAVQKRVNKAAEQVHAIQRRRDTADVQRANLAQRLLDDYEINLAEVPIPEDFEPPEDRKAVEQEITTLRQQVQKSGSVNMEALEELEELQERYDMLHGQYQDLTAAKASLERIVNKINADSRRLFLDTLEAIRTNFQTLYRRSFGGGSADLILEEGADPLEAGVEIIATPPGKPTFSNTLLSGGEKALTAVALLMSIFKYRPSPFCVLDEVDAPFDEANIGRFVSVLQEFLEHSKFVVVTHSKKTMTAAHTLYGVTMQESGVSTRVSVRFEDVSEDGHISEDAVKRSKNDEAA, from the coding sequence ATGCTCAAAGCCCTTGAACTGGCAGGCTTCAAAAGCTTTGCCGACCGAACCCGATTCGATTTCCCCGACGGCATTACCGTCGTCGTGGGTCCGAACGGTTCTGGCAAGTCGAATATTGTCGACGGCATCAAATGGGTGCTCGGTTCGCAATCGGCCAAAAGTCTCCGCGGCAAGGACATGTCCGATGTGATCTTCAAGGGATCGCAAAGTCGCAAAGCGGCTGCATCGGCCGAAGCGACAATCGTCTTCGACAATGCCGCCGGCACGCTGCCAGTCGACGCTCCCGAGGTTCACGTCACACGCCGCGTCTTCCGCAGCGGCGAGGGCGAGTATCTGATCAATGGCGAACCGTGCCGCTTAAAGGATGTCAAAAATCTGGTCCGCGGTACCGGGATCGGAATCGATGCCTACAGCCTGATCGAACAGGGCAAAGTCGATCGGATGCTCAACGCCAGCGCCAAGGATCGTCGCGCGATCTTTGAAGAGGCTGCCGGTATCAGCCGTTTCAAAGCGAAGAAAGTCGAAGCGGCCCGGCGGTTGGCTCGCGTCGATCAGAACTTGGTTCGATTGGGCGACATCGTCGACGAAGTCGCCGCGCGACTCAAAAGCATCAAAAGCCAGGCGACCAAAGCGGAACGCTATCGGATCCAAAGCACGCGTCTGAAAGAACTGCGGATGCAGGTTGCGTGGACCGATTGGCAAGAGTTCTCGCAATGCTTGGAACAAACCGACACCGAACTGGCCGAAGCCGAAGCGGCACGCGAGGCGGTGCAAGCGGAACTGGCCAGCGTGACCGAGTCGCGTCAAGAATTGGAGATGAGTGTCCAGTCGGTTGCGATGAAAGCGCAAGCGGTCGAAGCCAGCCGAACCGAATCGTCGCGGCGGATCGCATCGCTGGCCGGTCGTCGCGACGCCGACACCACCGCTCGTAAAGACATCGAACATTCCTGCGCCGCCCAGCGACGACGGCTACAAGTTCTGCAAGCTCAAGCCGGGACCGCTACGGCGGAACTGAAACGCTTGGAGATTCGGCTGCAAGACGCGTTGGAAATGGGAGCTGCCGCGAAGGCGACTGCCGAAGCTGCCGAAGCCGAAAACGCTCGCGTAGGCCAACATGTCGATTCCGTCCGCCGCAGCAGCCTGGAAGCCGAACAACAGCATTTGACAGCGCTCCGCCAAGCGAGCGAATTCGATGGCCAGATGCAGCGGTTGAACCAACAGATCGCCGAAGCTCAACGCAGCGAAAAGGTGCTCGAACAACGGATCTCTGCGCAACAAGCGGTTGTTAAGCGGTTGACCGATGATGCCCAGCGATGCCAGAAAGTCGTGGCCGATCTCGATACGCAGATCGAAGCGTATGCGGTCCAGATCGATACGATGGAAAACGAATTGGCCGACCGCCGCCGCGTCCTCAATCGCCGCCGCGAAGAGATCGCGGCGTTGCAGAGCCGGTTGCACGGGGTCAGCGAACGATTGAACGTGCTGGAAGATTTGCAGCAACGCCACGAAGGAGTCGAAAACGGTGTCCGAGATGTCTTAGACGCCGCCGCTCGCGACGACTCCGCCCCCCTGGCCAGCTGTCGTGGAATCGTCGCCGATCTGTTCGAAGCCGATGTTCATGTCGCTCCGTTGATCGATGTTGCCCTCGGTAGCAAGTCGCAGTTTCTAGTCGTCAGCGGCGACGAGCTTCAACACGCGGTCGCCTCGGGCGAAGTCAAACTGAGCGGTCGCGTGGGGCTGATCCGGATGGACGAATTGCCTAGCGTGCGGCCAGGCGAACGAATCCGCCTGGACGGGCTCAGCGGTATCATCGGCCGCGCCGACCGAATGGTCAAAGCGAACGAAGTGCTGGAGCCGTTGGTCAGGCATCTGTTATGCACCACGTGGTTGGTCGAATCGCTTGAGATCGCCTTGGGCCTGAGCCGACTGAGCGGAGCGGGACTACGTTTTGTCACCCGCAACTGCGAACTGCTGGAACGCGACGGCAGCGTCGTGATCGGCCCGGCTCGAGCGGCCGCCGGTTTGGTCAGCCGCCGCAGCGAACTCGCCTCGGCTCGCAAAGAACAACAAACCTATCGCTACCAGCTGGAAGAATCGGACAAGGAAGCGTCGCGATTGGCGGCCAACGTCGAACAACGTGACGCCGAACTGCACCAGATCATCACCAAGCACCGCGACGCAGTCACCCAGCGAGCCGCCTCGGGTGCCACGCTGACCGCGGCGACCGATGCCTTGGACGCGCAAGTCCATGCGTTGCGATCGTTGACCGAAGAAGCCGAATCGATCCACCGGACCCACAACGAAAGTCAGGTCGAATTGGTGGAAGTGCGGCAGGCGTTGGCCGGTTGTCGGCAACGGGCCCAGCGGTACGAGAGCCAGCAGGAAGAGTACAAGCAGACCTTGCAGGCGGCTCAAGAAGAAGAGCGTCAAGCTTCCGATGCGTTGATGAAAGCGAACGTCGAACTGGCCCGCAGCGAACAGCGCAGCGAGGCGTTGGAAACGGCGATCGGCCAAGTCCGCCGCGACCAAGGCGAACGCCGCGAGGCTGTCGATGAAGTTCGACAACGGTTGGATGCGGAACTGCAACGCCAGAAAGATCTCGATCGCCGAATGCTCGACGCGTCTTCGGAATTGAACGAACTGTATCTGCTGGAACAGACCGATGGCGCGGCGCTCAAGCAGCTTGCGGCGGAAGTCAGTGGCGTGCGGGTCAACATCGCAGCCAAGCAAAAAGAGATCGATGCGGTTCAAAAGCGGGTCAACAAAGCGGCCGAACAGGTCCACGCGATCCAACGCCGACGCGACACCGCCGACGTCCAGCGAGCAAACCTAGCCCAGCGGTTGCTGGACGACTACGAGATCAATCTCGCCGAAGTGCCGATCCCCGAAGACTTCGAACCACCCGAAGATCGCAAAGCGGTGGAACAGGAGATCACCACGCTGCGCCAACAGGTGCAGAAATCGGGATCGGTCAACATGGAAGCGCTCGAAGAACTGGAAGAGTTGCAAGAGCGTTACGACATGCTGCACGGTCAGTATCAAGACTTGACCGCGGCCAAGGCGTCGCTGGAACGGATCGTTAACAAGATCAACGCCGATTCGCGGCGACTGTTCCTCGACACGCTGGAAGCGATTCGGACCAACTTCCAAACACTGTATCGTCGCTCGTTTGGCGGCGGTAGCGCCGACCTGATCCTCGAAGAAGGGGCCGATCCGTTGGAAGCCGGTGTCGAGATCATCGCAACTCCGCCAGGCAAGCCAACGTTCAGCAACACGCTGCTCTCGGGTGGTGAAAAGGCGCTCACAGCCGTTGCGCTGCTGATGTCGATCTTCAAATACCGCCCCAGCCCGTTCTGCGTGTTGGACGAGGTCGACGCACCGTTCGACGAAGCGAATATCGGCCGTTTTGTCAGCGTGTTGCAGGAGTTTCTCGAGCACAGCAAGTTTGTCGTCGTCACCCACTCCAAAAAGACGATGACCGCCGCGCACACGTTGTACGGCGTCACGATGCAGGAATCGGGCGTTTCGACACGCGTCTCGGTTCGCTTCGAAGATGTCAGCGAGGACGGACACATCAGCGAAGATGCTGTCAAACGATCGAAAAACGACGAAGCTGCTTAA
- a CDS encoding BatA domain-containing protein, translated as MGFLNVTLLFGLAAAAIPIALHLLGRREPQRLEFPALRFLTQRIETNRRRMRVRHWSLLLLRVLALAGLALALAQPHVPSARGGTWLSVGIIAVLGMATAAMAAWAFAQQKSLRFVLPMAIAGGLLLLGATIWGAAVAATEKGPVVNTQRPSAVAIVVDNSVRMTYQTDDGSRLEIARQWAGWIVDHYTDTSTLAILDRSVKPRVAAIDLAAARRAIRRLEPLQVPQPLEQQIEAAAAIVANSPFEQRVVYVITDRTAASWNRSATLSLPEGVDLQVIDVGSDVAQNRTLGDVQVASESVARGIPVPVQTQVASVGDFPSGQVSVELRLYDRDPTLPVLRDGKTVFPEARVIDRQRATIADPARSDITLSLPPLEPGVHHAEIALSETDALPIDNTRYLTIAVNQPPRALLVSNNANERRVIEQALALPGVSGSGSVDYDVDGIAMSDLLQTTLSDYRVIGLLDPPRLSTAQQDLLTAWTQQGGKLWVSLGPAWEEQEEQTDDDPLIGRVVRQWRVPEPGHWIDTQGSGHPALRPFAAVAGNVPWQLYPIYRYWQIDRQESDVVIARYTDTQHPAMIDRAIGAGRLLMFTTPLPGIDGPGRRWNELFSTSEEYWPAFLLVRGAFDYLADRDPGTLNVRVGQPVGLKTADGAPHRYQLFAGSAAPVVVESSGSQVAPGPAAVAGNYWLRSSGETLGYSVNLAPAETDLQRISTDDLTAILGADRYKLVTEREQIDWSATTGSNAQPFYAQMMLLVCGVFVLEQILANRFYAAK; from the coding sequence ATGGGATTCCTTAACGTCACGCTGTTGTTCGGACTCGCCGCAGCCGCGATTCCGATCGCCCTGCACCTGCTGGGACGACGCGAACCGCAGCGGCTGGAATTTCCCGCCCTGCGATTTCTCACCCAGCGGATCGAAACCAATCGCCGCCGGATGCGTGTCCGGCACTGGTCGCTGCTGCTGCTCCGCGTGCTGGCTCTGGCCGGGCTCGCGTTGGCCCTCGCCCAACCGCACGTCCCGAGTGCTCGCGGCGGCACATGGCTTTCGGTCGGCATCATCGCCGTTTTGGGAATGGCCACCGCCGCGATGGCAGCTTGGGCATTTGCTCAGCAGAAATCGCTGCGATTTGTGCTCCCGATGGCGATCGCTGGCGGCCTGTTATTACTCGGAGCGACCATCTGGGGCGCCGCCGTCGCGGCGACCGAAAAGGGACCGGTCGTCAACACACAGCGTCCCTCGGCGGTTGCGATCGTGGTCGACAATTCGGTGCGGATGACCTATCAAACCGATGACGGATCTCGGCTGGAAATCGCTCGCCAATGGGCCGGGTGGATCGTCGATCACTACACCGACACGAGCACTCTGGCGATTCTCGACCGCAGCGTCAAACCGAGGGTCGCCGCGATCGATCTCGCGGCGGCGCGGCGGGCGATCCGGCGGCTGGAACCGTTACAAGTCCCGCAGCCTTTGGAACAGCAGATCGAAGCCGCCGCGGCGATTGTCGCCAACAGCCCCTTCGAGCAGCGCGTCGTCTATGTGATCACCGACCGAACCGCCGCCAGCTGGAACCGATCGGCAACGCTCTCCCTGCCTGAAGGCGTCGACCTACAAGTCATCGATGTCGGTTCGGACGTCGCCCAAAATCGTACCCTCGGCGACGTGCAGGTCGCTTCGGAATCGGTAGCTCGCGGGATCCCGGTGCCGGTGCAAACCCAAGTCGCCAGCGTCGGAGATTTCCCGTCGGGGCAGGTCTCGGTCGAACTGCGGTTGTACGATCGCGATCCGACGCTCCCCGTCCTGCGCGATGGAAAAACAGTCTTTCCCGAGGCGCGGGTGATCGATCGCCAGCGAGCCACGATCGCCGATCCGGCTCGCAGCGACATCACGCTGTCGCTGCCGCCGCTGGAACCGGGAGTCCATCATGCCGAGATCGCGCTCAGCGAAACCGATGCATTGCCGATCGACAACACGCGTTATCTGACGATCGCCGTGAATCAACCGCCGCGTGCCCTGCTGGTTTCCAACAACGCCAATGAGCGACGTGTCATCGAACAGGCGTTGGCGTTGCCGGGTGTCAGTGGCAGCGGCAGCGTCGACTACGACGTCGATGGAATCGCGATGTCCGACCTGCTGCAAACGACACTTTCCGATTACCGCGTGATCGGTCTGCTGGATCCTCCGCGACTGTCGACAGCGCAACAAGACCTGCTGACGGCGTGGACTCAGCAAGGTGGCAAGCTGTGGGTCAGCTTGGGCCCTGCTTGGGAAGAGCAAGAAGAACAAACCGATGACGATCCGTTGATCGGTCGCGTGGTCCGGCAGTGGCGAGTCCCCGAACCGGGACACTGGATCGATACGCAGGGGAGCGGCCATCCGGCGCTACGACCGTTTGCCGCCGTCGCGGGCAACGTTCCCTGGCAACTGTACCCGATCTATCGCTACTGGCAGATCGATCGCCAAGAGAGTGACGTCGTGATCGCTCGATACACCGATACTCAGCACCCCGCGATGATCGATCGAGCCATCGGGGCGGGGCGGTTGTTGATGTTCACGACTCCGCTGCCCGGAATCGACGGCCCGGGGCGGCGTTGGAACGAACTGTTCAGCACCAGCGAAGAGTATTGGCCGGCGTTTCTGTTGGTTCGTGGCGCGTTTGACTATTTGGCCGATCGCGACCCGGGAACACTCAACGTTCGCGTCGGCCAGCCGGTAGGACTGAAGACAGCCGATGGAGCGCCGCATCGGTATCAGTTGTTCGCTGGTTCCGCAGCCCCCGTCGTCGTCGAATCAAGCGGCAGCCAAGTTGCCCCCGGGCCGGCCGCCGTCGCAGGAAACTACTGGTTGCGCAGCAGCGGCGAAACCCTCGGTTACAGCGTCAACCTGGCTCCCGCCGAAACCGACCTGCAGCGAATCTCGACCGACGACCTGACCGCGATCCTCGGCGCCGACCGCTACAAATTGGTCACCGAGCGAGAACAGATCGATTGGTCGGCGACAACGGGTTCCAACGCCCAACCCTTCTACGCCCAGATGATGCTGTTGGTCTGCGGCGTGTTTGTCCTGGAACAAATCCTGGCCAATCGCTTCTACGCGGCCAAATAG
- a CDS encoding SdrD B-like domain-containing protein: MKYPQQNKFKRRRRLVAESLESRALLATLGLGVEFYEVGGSGPVSSLKAGELYDARVVVDVPDSTSGVISLPLNYSWDPKVLELEDPALAGETFPLINTDVPGSLVTPNFTLQRAVGNYTAEAPKFDASGDPANFDSFYNIEGVRGGALPAATNGSAIASGTETGTFSGDLRFRVLSDLNAFASTTFTIALDGSMAFENGEALDAVTGISGAVGLDLPSATQNQIVQATLPIAIGGNKQEIDANNASGPPASPVTMLLDFGNDGIFDGPSDQTVTTEADGSYQFVLPPETAVGTYSIQEVLQDGRIQLAPANGAFNFSVDAGGAITPTDSTDPPLPPFDFVNQVVAIGGTKFQDRNDSGTIGVRDATDPPFAGVTITLDINNDGPTTPDQSAVTAADGSYQFVEVPTGTHRVYEPNDTDQTFPAAGSYLVTIDETSVVVAPSVPLNELDFGNRGPVEPPRVQITGIKRIDTNQNGAIDPGVDTPQAGVTIHLDIGNDGSTANDTIDDAVTDAAGEYQFDDVPVGTHAIYESVPIGFEQVLPATSHVVTVNADGSVTSPTGLDFLNAEIAGLSSIAGYVYTDSDRDGLLDADEIGLPGVTVRLISNTPGVPTVSTVTGPDGWYNFENVRPGTYSIDEIQPARFGDASISLGQVLPGTVAVGTTSGFNRFDGVTVDNGQNAINYNFGESLKVFSKRMLLARSSVREELFSNLGVDATTVSGTAGDDVVRIEQTNTQWRITINGQTTFVPLAEMLIVDALGGNDRVEVIGTSNDEEAHVEQNQLAMVTDPSNGDGLLVLGAEELTVDGRLGDDLLVVEGSTAADQLSGSGDEVSLTYGVGSTTVRGLSFDRVRAINPTDASTNQSTTAVIDYVLELVGQWNT, encoded by the coding sequence ATGAAGTATCCACAACAAAACAAGTTCAAACGCCGTCGTCGTCTAGTGGCCGAATCGCTCGAATCGCGAGCTCTGCTGGCAACATTGGGATTGGGAGTGGAGTTCTACGAAGTCGGCGGCAGCGGACCAGTCAGCTCGTTGAAGGCGGGGGAACTCTATGATGCCCGCGTGGTGGTCGATGTTCCCGATTCGACCTCCGGCGTGATCTCGTTGCCACTCAACTACTCGTGGGATCCCAAGGTTTTGGAACTGGAAGATCCCGCGCTTGCGGGTGAGACATTCCCGTTGATCAACACCGACGTTCCGGGCAGTTTGGTGACGCCAAACTTCACGCTCCAACGGGCCGTCGGTAACTATACCGCGGAAGCTCCGAAATTTGATGCCAGCGGCGATCCTGCCAACTTTGATTCGTTTTATAATATCGAAGGAGTTCGCGGCGGTGCCTTGCCCGCCGCAACCAACGGATCGGCGATCGCATCGGGAACCGAAACGGGAACATTTTCCGGTGACCTGCGATTTCGCGTCCTCTCCGATCTGAACGCCTTCGCGTCGACAACCTTCACGATCGCGCTGGATGGATCGATGGCGTTCGAAAATGGCGAGGCGCTAGATGCGGTGACAGGGATTTCGGGGGCCGTCGGTCTCGATCTTCCTTCCGCCACCCAAAATCAAATCGTTCAGGCGACGCTTCCGATTGCGATCGGTGGCAACAAGCAGGAGATCGATGCGAACAATGCCAGCGGTCCTCCCGCGTCGCCGGTAACGATGTTGCTCGACTTTGGCAACGACGGAATCTTCGATGGCCCTAGCGACCAAACCGTCACGACCGAGGCCGACGGCAGCTATCAGTTTGTGCTTCCCCCCGAAACCGCGGTCGGCACCTATTCGATCCAAGAGGTGTTGCAAGACGGCAGGATCCAGTTGGCACCTGCCAACGGCGCGTTTAACTTTTCCGTCGATGCCGGTGGAGCGATCACCCCCACCGATTCGACTGACCCTCCACTGCCACCGTTCGACTTTGTGAACCAAGTGGTCGCGATCGGCGGCACCAAGTTCCAAGATCGCAACGACAGCGGAACGATCGGCGTCCGCGATGCCACCGATCCACCGTTCGCGGGCGTGACGATCACACTGGACATCAATAACGACGGCCCCACGACGCCCGACCAATCGGCCGTCACCGCCGCCGACGGCAGCTACCAATTTGTCGAGGTCCCGACCGGAACGCACCGCGTGTATGAACCCAACGATACCGACCAAACCTTTCCCGCCGCTGGCAGCTATCTGGTCACGATCGATGAGACAAGCGTTGTCGTCGCTCCCAGCGTTCCCTTAAATGAACTCGATTTTGGAAACCGAGGCCCCGTCGAGCCACCACGTGTACAGATCACGGGGATCAAGCGTATCGACACCAACCAGAACGGCGCAATCGATCCCGGTGTCGACACGCCGCAAGCGGGAGTGACGATCCATTTGGACATCGGCAACGACGGCTCGACAGCTAACGACACGATCGACGATGCGGTTACCGATGCCGCCGGGGAATATCAGTTCGATGACGTGCCGGTCGGAACCCACGCGATTTATGAGAGCGTTCCTATCGGTTTCGAACAGGTTCTGCCCGCCACATCGCATGTGGTCACGGTCAATGCGGACGGCAGCGTCACGTCGCCAACGGGCCTCGATTTCTTGAACGCTGAAATCGCAGGACTCTCCAGCATCGCCGGATACGTCTACACCGATAGCGATCGCGACGGGCTGCTGGATGCCGATGAGATCGGTCTGCCGGGCGTCACGGTTCGTCTGATCAGCAACACTCCCGGCGTGCCGACGGTATCGACAGTGACAGGTCCCGATGGATGGTACAACTTTGAAAACGTACGGCCCGGCACCTACAGCATCGACGAGATCCAACCGGCTCGTTTCGGAGATGCTTCGATTTCTCTGGGCCAGGTTTTGCCTGGGACCGTCGCGGTCGGTACGACATCGGGATTCAATCGCTTCGACGGCGTGACGGTTGACAACGGACAAAACGCCATCAACTACAACTTTGGTGAGAGTCTCAAAGTCTTCTCCAAACGGATGCTGTTGGCCCGATCGAGCGTTCGCGAGGAACTGTTCTCCAACCTGGGCGTCGATGCGACCACTGTTTCGGGAACCGCGGGAGACGACGTCGTCAGGATCGAACAGACCAACACTCAGTGGCGGATCACGATCAACGGGCAAACGACATTTGTCCCGCTTGCGGAGATGTTGATCGTCGATGCGTTGGGCGGAAACGATCGCGTCGAAGTGATCGGCACCAGCAACGACGAAGAGGCACATGTCGAGCAAAACCAATTGGCGATGGTCACCGATCCAAGCAACGGCGATGGCCTGCTGGTCCTTGGCGCCGAAGAACTCACCGTCGACGGGCGACTTGGCGACGACTTGCTGGTCGTCGAGGGATCGACCGCCGCGGATCAACTCTCCGGCAGCGGCGACGAGGTCTCGCTCACTTATGGCGTGGGATCGACGACCGTCCGCGGACTGAGCTTCGACCGCGTCCGCGCAATCAATCCGACCGATGCGTCCACCAACCAATCGACCACCGCGGTGATCGATTACGTGTTGGAATTGGTAGGCCAGTGGAACACCTAG
- a CDS encoding DUF1559 domain-containing protein — MNLLGQKKRGRSGFTLVELLVVIAIIGILVGLLLPAVQAAREAARRMSCSNNMKQIGLALHNYHDTHRVFPYSVSASGAVTTGSAIPAANGVLNHRGWMLLLPFIELQNLQDQIDMNLPTSSYDRNGVGLAGPAPGAAGNANDVVVSTAIEAFLCPSDPNPTNYSTATSTSYSISPGTTDLLGAFTNYDFSVRRSSSTVEKWSRDSFATKRMFGNDESSRMRDLTDGTSNTAAVCETLRATIDGVSQTWGYVKWVGHGVDLAYSRGINDNECCGWDSTPYARASRPSQLGEWSTVGSTHPGGAQMTFGDGSVHFLSDTTDQTVLNLLSYISDGQPVGEF; from the coding sequence ATGAATCTCTTGGGTCAAAAGAAGCGTGGACGCTCTGGCTTTACATTGGTTGAATTGTTGGTCGTGATTGCGATCATCGGAATTTTGGTGGGGCTGTTGCTGCCCGCAGTTCAAGCCGCTCGGGAAGCGGCCCGACGGATGTCGTGTTCCAACAACATGAAACAGATCGGTTTGGCGTTGCACAATTACCACGACACGCACCGCGTCTTCCCTTATTCAGTGTCGGCAAGTGGTGCGGTGACAACCGGTTCCGCGATCCCAGCGGCCAACGGAGTGTTGAACCACCGCGGTTGGATGCTGTTGTTGCCGTTCATCGAACTGCAGAACCTGCAAGATCAGATCGACATGAACTTGCCCACCAGTTCCTATGACCGCAATGGCGTCGGGCTCGCAGGCCCCGCACCGGGTGCCGCAGGCAATGCAAACGATGTCGTTGTCAGCACAGCGATCGAGGCATTCCTGTGTCCATCGGATCCAAATCCGACCAACTACTCGACGGCTACCAGCACTTCCTATTCGATCTCCCCTGGCACCACCGATTTGTTGGGAGCCTTCACCAATTACGACTTCAGCGTTCGACGCAGCTCGTCGACAGTGGAGAAATGGAGCCGAGATTCGTTTGCTACTAAGCGGATGTTTGGCAACGATGAATCGTCGCGGATGCGTGACCTAACCGATGGAACCAGTAACACCGCAGCCGTCTGCGAAACCTTGCGAGCTACGATCGACGGTGTCTCGCAAACTTGGGGTTACGTCAAATGGGTTGGCCACGGCGTCGACCTAGCCTACTCCCGCGGCATCAACGACAACGAATGCTGCGGCTGGGACTCGACTCCCTATGCACGTGCTTCGCGTCCAAGCCAGCTGGGCGAATGGTCGACGGTTGGCAGCACGCATCCCGGTGGAGCCCAGATGACCTTCGGCGATGGTTCGGTCCACTTCCTCAGCGACACCACCGACCAAACCGTGCTCAATCTGCTCTCGTACATCTCCGACGGGCAACCGGTCGGAGAGTTCTAA